Genomic window (Acidobacteriota bacterium):
GGGACGCCGACGAAGATGGTGAACCACGGCAGCGGCCGCGTCCGGCTGGAGTTCCGGGTGCCCGCGCGCGGGCTGATCGGCTTCCGTTCGCAGTTTCTCACCGACACGCGTGGCACGGGCATCATGAATCACATCTTCGCCGGCTGGGAACCGTGGCACGGGCCCATTCCCTCGCGCACGACCGGCGCGCTCGTCGCCGACCGTCCTGGCCCGGCCACCGCGTACGCCATCGCGAACCTGCAGGACCGCGGCGAGATCTTCATCGAGCCGGCCACACAGGTGTACGAAGGCATGATCATCGGCGAGAACGCGCGCCCGAACGACCTCGACGTCAACGTCACGAAAGAGAAGAAGCAGACCAACATGCGCGCGTCGACCGCCGAGGAGAGCGTGCGCCTCATCCCACCGCGTCGGCTCGGCCTCGAGCAGGCCATCGAGTGGATCAACGACGACGAGCTCGTCGAGATCACGCCAAGAAACATCCGGCTGCGCAAGCGCGTGCTCGCCGCGAACCTGCGGCCCAAGCGGCAGGCCTGAGGCCTTCGATTTCGCAGGTGCGGCGACGTCATCTGAGAGCGCCGAGTGGCTCACTCAGCACTGACTGAGTCCTGAGCGAGCGACACGTCACCGAACCTGCGAGTCGAAGGACTGAGCCTGAGGGAGCCGGGGCTTCAGCGGCACCGGCCGCTCGCGGCCTGCGTCTTGCCGCGTCGCAGAAACTGACGCGCATCGCGACTCCGGGTGTTGCCGTTCCTGCACGGCGGACGGCACGTGGCGCACCAATCCGGCTCCAGCCCATGGCACAGGTCTTCCGTGGGCGACTGCCATGAGTGGTGCAGATCGGCCGAAGCCTCGCCTGCTGGATCAGGTACGGCACACCCTCCGCCTGGGGCACTACAGTCTCCGGACCGAGGAGGCGTACGTGACCTGGATCCGGCGCTTCATCTTGTTCCATGACAAGCGGCATCCCTCGGAGATGGGCGAACGCGAGGTCGTGGCGTTCCTGACTCACCTGGCGGTCGAGCGACATGTGAGCGTCTCGACGCAGAACCAGGCGCTTGGGGCGGTGCTCTTCCTGTACCGGAAGGTGTTGCGCCGGGAGTTGGCAGACCTGACCGCCGTTGTCCGGGCTCGTCGACCCATGCGCCTTCCCGTGGTGCTGAGCCGTGGTGAAGTGCAGGCCGTGCTCAACCAGTTGGGCGGCGTGCCCTGGATGGTGGGTGCGTTGCTGTACGGCTCAGGGCTGCGTCTCAACGAGTGTCTGGCGCTGCGGGTGAAGGACGTGGACTTCGAGCGGCGGCAGATCGTCGTCCGGCAGGGCAAGGGCGCCAAGGACCGCGTCGTGCCGCTGCCGGGACTCGTCGTGCCGCGCCTCGAAGGGCACCTGGGCCGCGTTCGTGCGTTGTTCGACGCCGATCGGAAGGCGGGCGTGGGAGGCGTCGTGATTCCCGACGGGCTGTCGCGGAAGTATCCCACGGCGCCGCTGGAGTGGCCGTGGCAGTTCGTGTTTCCGGCGGGACGGGTGTGTCGGGACGCGCGCTGGGGCGGGCCGACGCGATATCACCTCCACGAGACGGCGATCCAGCGAGAGGTGGCGGCGGCGGTACGTCGAGCTGCACTTGGAAAGCGCATCAGTTGTCACACGTTTCGGCACTCGTTTGCGACTCACCTCTTGGAGGATGGCTACGACATTCGCACCGTACAGGAACTGCTGGGGCACCGGGATGTGAGCACGA
Coding sequences:
- a CDS encoding integron integrase — translated: MSGADRPKPRLLDQVRHTLRLGHYSLRTEEAYVTWIRRFILFHDKRHPSEMGEREVVAFLTHLAVERHVSVSTQNQALGAVLFLYRKVLRRELADLTAVVRARRPMRLPVVLSRGEVQAVLNQLGGVPWMVGALLYGSGLRLNECLALRVKDVDFERRQIVVRQGKGAKDRVVPLPGLVVPRLEGHLGRVRALFDADRKAGVGGVVIPDGLSRKYPTAPLEWPWQFVFPAGRVCRDARWGGPTRYHLHETAIQREVAAAVRRAALGKRISCHTFRHSFATHLLEDGYDIRTVQELLGHRDVSTTMIYTHVLQRGALGVRSSADRLSPP